The genomic DNA GAGGTGCAGTTCCTGGGCTATCCTGATATCCTCAGGATCAGCATCCGGTTTTTGACGAAGTTCCTCCACCATCTGTACCGCTTGAACCAACTCATCCTCCACCACTGACAGTACCCCCGACACATCAGCCTGAATACGCTCAATACGCTGCACAAGATACTCTTCACTTTCACGATGGCAGACACCACAGGAAGCTAATGGAGTTTCCAACGGGCTTTCAAAACTATGCGAGGTCATCTTCCTGTCTCCTTTGATCATAAACGGCATATGACAGTCGGCACAGCTAACACCGGCGTCATGATGGGTACTACCCAGGAAAAATTCATAATCCGGGTGGCGCAGCTTGGGTATTTCTGCACCAGTCAGGGCATGTTCCCAGGTACGGTACTCCGACAGAGCTAGATAATAGTGCTCCACATTACTTATGTTCGGTTCTTCTGTCCAGGGAATGTTTACCTCCCCGCTTTCCTTATCCAGATAATACGTTATGTGGCATTGTGCACACACCAGACTCCGCATTTCCTGACGCCCTGCATTTTTCAGGTCACCACCGGCCCGAACGTACGCCTGAATAAAAGGTTCTCTTGAAAGACGCAAACCCATTGTTTCCGGGTCATGACAGGCGCTGCAGGAAACAGGATGTTGAACATCCTCTCTCATTTCAGAAAATGATTTTTTATAAAAATCCGTTCCCATTTGTTCCAAAAGCAGCGGTGCTTCAGCTGCTTTGCAGGTAAGACAGCCCGCTTGGTTATTACGAAGCGGCGCTTCCCGAGTTACATCGTCCAGAGAATATGGATGGCCACGGTGCTCCCGTATACTCGGCGCTGCATCATAGCCCGCCCATAGTATCTCCAAAGCGGGCCGCAACTTTATTTTCTGAGGCGGTTCCCCAGCATGCTCCAAGCCTTCTAAATATGACTGGTAGTGGTCCGGGAACCATTGTCCCCAGTTAGCCGGATTTACCTCATTTTCTGCAATCTGCCACTGCACCGTGGGCCGGGACGGCAGAACATGCCTTTGGTAGTACTGTCTGGTTATAAGTACTCCGCCAGCTATACCGGCAAACAAGCTCAGAGCGACAAAAATCATCGGCCAAAGCCAACGGTGCTTACAGGCACCAGAGTGGGCCGGCCTATGTTTTTCCGTGCTACGGGCTTTGGCCGCGGCAAAAAGTGCAGCGAGGGCACCCAGAGGCACCCATATCCAATGCTTTTCATTACCCTTCTTCATACATAAACCCCACCTATAATCTATGTGGCGTCTGCCTGTGACAGTGCTGGCACTCTAAGCGCTCATGCAGCGGGAGCTCTCGAAGCAGCGCTTCATGACAGCGGATACAATTCTCCCGGACAATTCGGGGAGTAGGCGGTTTTGCCCTATACAAATCCGGGGTATCCCCCAGAAAGTAAGCATAAAAATCCCTAATCCCATAGCGTGGTGACCAAAAAAACTCCCGAATATCCTGCGGAATATGACAGTCCTTGCAATTGGTAACGGGCCTGTGGGCAGAATGAAACCAGGTTTCATAAAATATCTCTACCCCATGGCACAGATTACAAAATTCCGGTCGTTCCTGAAATTCATAAGCTCGCCATCCTGTCAAAAGGAAAAGGAATAATAGCGCAACCAGCAATCCAGCTTTTAAAATTTTCATATCTGCTTAACCCCATTACTGTAAGCTTCCCTATTGGTTAACATTGCCTTTTACTGTAAAAGCATACATAACAGGATTCTTTCATGCCAGACAAAAAGAATAAGCAGCCCCAACAGTTCCTGTCGGGCGCTGCTTATTTAGAATTCAATTATTCTGTGAGCTTAGATTCATTGTAAAACCTTGATATTAATGTTGAGTACTGTG from Dethiobacter alkaliphilus AHT 1 includes the following:
- a CDS encoding NapC/NirT family cytochrome c, with amino-acid sequence MKILKAGLLVALLFLFLLTGWRAYEFQERPEFCNLCHGVEIFYETWFHSAHRPVTNCKDCHIPQDIREFFWSPRYGIRDFYAYFLGDTPDLYRAKPPTPRIVRENCIRCHEALLRELPLHERLECQHCHRQTPHRL
- a CDS encoding ammonia-forming cytochrome c nitrite reductase subunit c552, with protein sequence MKKGNEKHWIWVPLGALAALFAAAKARSTEKHRPAHSGACKHRWLWPMIFVALSLFAGIAGGVLITRQYYQRHVLPSRPTVQWQIAENEVNPANWGQWFPDHYQSYLEGLEHAGEPPQKIKLRPALEILWAGYDAAPSIREHRGHPYSLDDVTREAPLRNNQAGCLTCKAAEAPLLLEQMGTDFYKKSFSEMREDVQHPVSCSACHDPETMGLRLSREPFIQAYVRAGGDLKNAGRQEMRSLVCAQCHITYYLDKESGEVNIPWTEEPNISNVEHYYLALSEYRTWEHALTGAEIPKLRHPDYEFFLGSTHHDAGVSCADCHMPFMIKGDRKMTSHSFESPLETPLASCGVCHRESEEYLVQRIERIQADVSGVLSVVEDELVQAVQMVEELRQKPDADPEDIRIAQELHLRAFLHYDWVFAANSMGFHNSREALIILSEAMRLAKEVQLVVLQAGL